TTAAagtcaaattagaaaaattttagaaatttgagaaatattagaaattgttatttattttggttttctatATTGATTAGAACTTTTGGTTTAATAGGAATTGAAATCCTAGtaattagtttattataaatagACTTGTTATTAGGTTGAAAATGagaatgtaataaatttttatttttagtaaaaagtaTTATCATTTCCCAAACATGTGGCTCCAACACAACATGCTCTGACAGATTTGAAAATCAAGAAGAGAGGGAGTGACGGGACGATATggtataaaaaagaaaagttgttGGGCGGTGGAGTTGCTGCAATGAATTGATGAAGTCCATTCAACTGCCAATGTCTTGAAGGCCCACAGGGCGTCCAGTCAAAATACCTCACATGCAAGACATCCCTCGTCCCTCGTCCCTCACCCTCTCTGCAGTTTTATTTATGGCGAACCAAACAGGTCCACACACAATGACTCGATATAGAAATGGAAACAACTCCTTCAATGGCTGTGagcattaataaatttttatttttagtaaaaagtaTCATCTGGGAAATGACTGCGTATTTCATAAGAAAAGCATTTCTAGCAATGCATCCCTTGGTGACGGGGGATAAGAGTATAAATCAAACCATCCCTCAGGGATAACTCTTTTTCACTCTGATTTTTACTCCAACTGTATAAATGCATGTATGCTATTCCTCCATGGCTCAGTCCTtcccactttttctttttcttgtactACTAATCCTTTCCTGGACATGGACAGGAATGAGAAAAGGACTGGTCACCGAGTAGTGGGCACAAAGTCAAAATAATAGTAAGGAATCCGGAGGCGTACATTTGCATATTATTAGATAATAACTCACAATGAATACTCGCTCTGGGATGGACCCGAACGGATGTGGAAATGCTGCATGGGACATGCCTCCATGGAGACTCCAGCAAGCTTTAAGGAATTCAATTTTACAACTGAACTAACAAAAATGCCCACCAATAAGCTACTGTCTAAGGGGAAAACTGGGAATAACTTTTTGCGTATATATACAGTGAgtcacaaaaataaattaaaaaaaaaaaaaagagcattcCAAGGAGATggttttaataaatttcaattccAATTTGATTCTATCAGAAAGCACGATGAATGCAGCCAGGATTCCAAGAAACGAAGGATTTCATGGATTTGATGGGCTTTCTATGTGCTTATTTTCAGAGTCCTTTGCAGGCTGATTACCATCGGTCAAGGGGAGGGTGCTCTCCTGAGCTTCAGCTCCGTCACCTCCTGGCCCAAACTGATCCTCTTGAATGGGGTCCATCCTGTGGTTGTCGTTAGATCTCGATGAAAACCCACGGCCAGTTGACAAACAGTTGTATGAATGTGTGTTGCGGGATTCCATGCCAAAATGTGATCGAACAGCTGAACTGAACATGGGTTGCATCAAGCATTTTCTCTCAGGAAACTCCCACAATGAAATTCGACACACAGGACATGTGGAATGCTGCTGCAGCCATATGTCTATGCATGTAACATGGAAGAAGTGGCCGCAGTAAGGGAGAATACGCAATATATCTTCAGCTTGGTATTCTACTAGGCAAACTGTGCACCTACCATTTATGATATTTTCCAGTTCCATTAGCAGGAAAATCATGAAGCATAAATAATGACAACAATGAATGAACAAAATCCCACATCCAAACCACTGCTACAAGAAGCCGCAAGTGAAAAATACCACTTTACAGGCAGTCATATATAGGTGCAATCCACAAACTACAATGGTATTTGTTTGCATGTATCACAAAATGGTGTATTGACTCAAGAATTTGGTtccaaaaacatattaaaagcTTCAACAATTGTTTCATATATATTGATATAGCCATACCCAGAGGTCCCCTATTTGTGTGTTGCAtgcttgagagagagagagagaaagggagaagGGGAGAGGAAAGGGAGAGAGTGATGTAGAATCAACCATAGAATGgttttatataatcaaataagaTGAGCTAGGATTCCAGTCTTTTAAGAtttaacaaaagaaacaaaaataaaattatagcagcagaaataaaataaacaaaagataagaaaagaaaacatagagaagcaatttaaaaaaaaccttagaAGTCTTAATAAGACCATAtaggagtctcaccattgaaaattgcaaggtatgaaaaaatttaatatcattaatcatcgataattaatctcattttatattaattagccttatttatGGGCTTTAGAAAACTATAAAacttgaataaaattatgaaaaaagaaatctaaCTTCTATGATAACTTTTTAGtactcttatttattttgtaaacctCTCGAgtcttcaaaataaaatgatactcttatttcttttctaaaactCTCAAgtcttcaaaaaaatataattcaaaagaaaatagaaactttccttttagaataaaaaatgaagattttctAGTAGTTTCTaacaagttttcaaatagaaacttgagagaaaagaagaattttttagaaaataaaaagttcagCAATATAAactatagagagagagagagagagagagagagagagagagagagagagggggggggggggggggt
This DNA window, taken from Vitis riparia cultivar Riparia Gloire de Montpellier isolate 1030 chromosome 13, EGFV_Vit.rip_1.0, whole genome shotgun sequence, encodes the following:
- the LOC117927486 gene encoding RING-H2 finger protein ATL8-like, whose amino-acid sequence is MITGGVNLVMTVIGFAVSTMFIVFVCTRLVCARIQLNASRRSFPVASRSDLSILERGLHGLEPAVVANFPTKKFADEFFSPAEDAQCTVCLVEYQAEDILRILPYCGHFFHVTCIDIWLQQHSTCPVCRISLWEFPERKCLMQPMFSSAVRSHFGMESRNTHSYNCLSTGRGFSSRSNDNHRMDPIQEDQFGPGGDGAEAQESTLPLTDGNQPAKDSENKHIESPSNP